The following proteins are encoded in a genomic region of Cryptomeria japonica chromosome 11, Sugi_1.0, whole genome shotgun sequence:
- the LOC131040157 gene encoding cytochrome b561 and DOMON domain-containing protein At5g47530, translated as MMGCPLLLILGVSVLLFGWDASAQSSDSNCPKTFTVGEAKTYQTCNNLQTLGATLAYTYVVENGSLDIAFQAAPAASGGWVAWGINPQGIQMIGTQALIAFQSSNGSTVVGTYNVQSKTAALNPSSISLTVTNKSAVYESSSGKITIFASLVLGSNQTSINQVWQVGSSVTNSTPVIHSTASADLSSLGTLDLQGGTSSVSSGISHQTLKNRHGVLTVVSWGILMPIGIMIARYAKTFKAADPAWFYLHAFCQTSGYIIGVSGWGTGLKLGSYSKGVEQTSHRKIGIALFCFATLQIFALLLRPDKDHKFRIYWNIYHHSVGYAVIILSIINIFKGFDILDPEKKWKNAYIGVLIALGVIAAILEVVTWIIFFQRKSKNSINRVSEMNGNGSTQSHV; from the exons ATGATGGGGTGTCCCCTGTTGTTGATATTGGGAGTTTCTGTGCTTCTGTTTGGATGGGATGCATCAGCACAGAGttcagattcaaattgccctaaaACATTCACTGTAGGTGAGGCCAAAACTTATCAAACCTGTAACAACTTACAAACTTTAGGAGCTACTCTGGCATATACCTATGTTGTAGAGAATGGGTCATTGGATATAGCTTTCCAGGCTGCCCCTGCAGCTTCTGGGGGATGGGTAGCATGGGGTATAAACCCACAGGGGATACAAATGATTGGCACACAGGCTTTGATTGCCTTCCAATCAAGTAATGGATCAACTGTGGTGGGCACATATAATGTTCAATCTAAGACTGCTGCTTTGAATCCCTCGTCTATTAGCCTCACTGTGACCAACAAGAGTGCTGTGTATGAGAGTAGCAGTGGGAAGATAACAATCTTTGCCTCCTTGGTGCTTGGTTCCAACCAAACCAGTATTAATCAGGTGTGGCAAGTGGGCAGCTCAGTCACCAACTCAACTCCTGTCATACACAGTACTGCCTCAGCTGATCTCAGCAGTTTAGGGACACTGGATCTCCAAGGTGGAACCAGCTCTGTTTCTTCTGGTATTTCTCACCAGACTCTCAAAAAT AGGCATGGAGTGCTTACTGTTGTTAGCTGGGGTATATTGATGCCCATTGGAATCATGATTGCTAGATATGCCAAGACATTCAAAGCTGCAGATCCTGCATGGTTTTACCTCCATGCTTTTTGCCAAACCTCTGGATATATCATTGGAGTAAGTGGTTGGGGTACTGGCTTGAAGTTGGGCAGTTATAGCAAAGGTGTAGAACAAACTTCACACAGAAAAATTGGGATTGCACTTTTCTGCTTTGCAACTTTACAG ATATTTGCTCTACTCTTGCGACCTGACAAGGATCACAAGTTCCGCATATACTGGAATATATATCACCACTCTGTTGGCTACGCAGTGATCATATTGAGCATTATAAACATCTTCAAAGGCTTTGACATCTTGGACCCTGAAAAGAAGTGGAAGAATGCTTACATTGGTGTTCTTATTGCTTTGGGTGTAATTGCAGCCATTCTTGAAGTTGTGACATGGATCATCTTCTTTCAACGCAAATCAAAAAATTCTATTAACCGTGTTAGTGAAATGAATGGGAATGGCTCAACTCAATCACATGTTTAG